The following are encoded in a window of Abditibacteriota bacterium genomic DNA:
- the smpB gene encoding SsrA-binding protein SmpB codes for MADKKRRDVRIENRRAHHEYAISETYEAGLALSGCEVKSIRLGNASLAESFCKFEAGELYIFGMHIAPYEQGNISNPDPLRQRKLLLHSAQLAKIRRSTQEKGFAVVPLKIYFKRTYAKLLIGIGQGKRLWDKRETLARKDAERQMDRALKERRR; via the coding sequence ATGGCCGACAAAAAAAGGCGTGACGTCCGCATCGAAAACCGCCGGGCGCATCACGAATACGCCATTTCGGAGACCTACGAAGCAGGGCTGGCCCTCAGCGGCTGCGAAGTCAAGTCCATACGCCTGGGCAACGCCAGTCTGGCAGAGAGCTTTTGCAAGTTCGAAGCGGGCGAGCTGTATATATTCGGCATGCATATCGCCCCCTACGAGCAGGGCAACATCTCCAACCCGGACCCGCTCCGGCAGCGGAAGCTGCTGCTGCACTCCGCCCAGCTGGCGAAGATCCGCCGCAGCACTCAGGAAAAGGGCTTTGCGGTGGTGCCGCTGAAAATATACTTCAAGCGCACCTACGCCAAGCTCCTCATAGGCATTGGCCAGGGCAAGCGGCTGTGGGACAAAAGGGAGACTCTGGCCAGAAAGGACGCGGAGCGGCAGATGGACCGGGCCCTGAAGGAAAGACGCAGATAA